The nucleotide sequence ACCGCCGACGGCTGGCAGTTCTCGCTCCGCTTTCCCAGCCGGGATCGGCTGGCCGACTGCTACCGCGAGTGTGCCGAGGCCGGCGTCCCGCTGACGGTCGAACGGATCCACACGACCGCGTGGTCGCTCGAGGGGGGACACGAGGCCGTGCTGACGGATCTCCAGCGGGAGACGCTCGCCGCGGCGTTCGAACGCGGCTACTTCGCCGTGCCGCGGGCGGCGACGCTTCAGGATCTCGCCCGCGAGTTCGACGTCTCCGATACCGCGATCTCCCAACGCATCCGCCGGGGGGTTGCCCGCCTGCTGGCCGCGGAGTTGGGGGAGGACCGACCGGCCGGCGGCACGGGGCGGTCCACGACTGGCGGAGCCGGCGACGCGCCGCCCGGGGACGACCTCCCCCAGTTCTAGGCGAGCACCGGCTGCGAGATGATCCAGAGCGACAGTACCGTGTAGCCGACCATGAGGACGACCAGCGGTGCGTGGGCGCGCCGCGCGTCCGTGACGGTGCCGTACCGGCGGACGGCGACGAAGTGGGCGGCGACGACGGCGACGACGTGGCCGAGCACGACGAGGAGGACCTGCGATCCCCAGAACGCGGGGAGCGGGAGCCACCCGAGCGGGCGGATCGGTCCCAGACCCGGCAGTAACGGGTCGAGCGCGATCTCGAGCGACTGCCCGATACTCCGGGCCACGTAGGGGTAGTTGTGGGCGATCTCGTACGCCGCCGCGATCGGGAGCAGCGTCGGCGCGAACGCGCGGCGGGCCTCGCCCGCGTCGCCCGCGGCGGCGCCGAGGCGGTCAGAGAGCCGACAGCCCAGCCAGAACGTCGCCAGGAACCCCGCGAACCCGACGCCGAACACGACCAGCAGCGCCGCCGACCCGAGGCCGGTCGCCTCCCGGACCCGGAACAGGACGGTCTGGAACGCCCCCGTGTTGGCGAACCCGTCGAAGCTCACGACGTACACCATCGCGACCGCGAGCACGACGAGCGCGGGACCGTTCAGTGGCGACAGGGTCCCCGTCCAGGGGAACCGTGCCTCGATCGCGTACCCCGAGTCGGCGCGCCGGACCCGGAGCGGGGCGACCGTTCCGAACAGGCGGTAGAACGCCCCCAGCGGGTCCGCCCGCCGGAGCCACGCCGGCCCGAAGAGGACCGCGCCGCCGGTCATCGCGAGCGCGTACGCCGCGAGGACGGCGCTCGTCAGCCGCGGCACCAGCGGGACGTTCGTCAGGTTCTCGACGGCGCCGAACAGACAGAGGAAGCCGACCGTCGCCGGCCACGCGCCGAACGGCGGCTCCCGGGAGAGCAGCGAGACGGTGTCGCCCTCGACCCACGAAAGCCCTTCGTACACCGTGCGCCACGGCGACAGCAGCGCCCAGGGGTTCCCGACGAGGATCGCGACGATCGCGAGCCCGCGGAACCAGACCGCCCACGTGAACACGGCCGCGAAGTTCTCCGCGGGCGCCTGCGACCCGACGACGCCGAGCAGGAGCGCGGCGACCACACAGAGAAGGAACCCGAGCGAGAGCGCGGTTCGCAGCGGCCCGACGGCCGCCGCCGGCACCGTCAGCAGCGTCCGATCGGTCGTGGGCGGCGTCACGCGGTCGGTCCATCCCAGCCACGCCGCCGTCAGCGCGACGGTCGCCCCCGCACCGAGCAGCAGGAACGGGAGCGGGATCGGCGCGTCGAACCGCGACCCCGTGATCGCGTGGGCGCTCGCCCGAGCGGGAGCGACGCCGAGTGCGAGCAGCCAGACGCCCGCCAGCGAACGCCGGGACGGCGCGGGAACCATCGTGCCGGCCCCTCCGTCCCGCGGGGCAAAAACTCCCCCGTAGTCGGGGCGCGGTTTCGACCGCCTCGGCGGGGCTCCGTGGCCGGACCCGAGTAGTACGAACGTCGAAAGCCAGGGGCGGACGGGAGCGTTTATCCCTCGGATCGAAGTAGAGACGAACGATGCGGACAGCCACGGGGGTCGCCCTCCTGGCCGTGCTCGTGGTGCTCGGCGGGGTTGGGGGGCTCGCACTCACGCTCGACGGCGGCGGCGTGGCGCTCGAGGAGGCGTGGGTGAGCGACACCGGGCGGGACGTCCAGTCGAACCAC is from Halolamina sp. CBA1230 and encodes:
- a CDS encoding helix-turn-helix domain-containing protein; translation: MSLCARVSLSAEAFRLAATFSARADVRVSFERVVPLDSRVMPYLWMTGTDASVDHLRADPDVTRAELLASSNGGLLVGVDWRTDHPLLGALANTDAACLRGVGTADGWQFSLRFPSRDRLADCYRECAEAGVPLTVERIHTTAWSLEGGHEAVLTDLQRETLAAAFERGYFAVPRAATLQDLAREFDVSDTAISQRIRRGVARLLAAELGEDRPAGGTGRSTTGGAGDAPPGDDLPQF